The proteins below come from a single Dasypus novemcinctus isolate mDasNov1 chromosome 22, mDasNov1.1.hap2, whole genome shotgun sequence genomic window:
- the ZSCAN9 gene encoding zinc finger and SCAN domain-containing protein 9 isoform X2, translating to MSTDSKESLFLDAQALKVWERLPAVQVEAENHFQRQESKLKCNNPLAREIFRRHFRQLCYQETPGPREALTRLQELCYQWLRPNVSTKEQILELLVLEQFLTILPEELQGWVREHCPESGEEAVILLEDLERELEEPQQEMVAHRYRQEILSKEMVPLEEQISLSLWSQPQEPQLSCGPTQEPHPIGKTDILLFSKPVEISQLKGGGEPWSNKGGVLRGTCADGVTNTEDRELRKDCPKVVEPHGKMFHRQSREISHKSLHHGEVCEHKRQMKRQWENSLGEGQHKCDECGKNFAQSSGLFRHLKIHTGERPYECNECGKTFSRSSGLFNHRGIHNIQKRYHCKECGKAFSQSAGLIQHQRIHKGEKPYQCSQCDKSYSRRSFLIEHQRSHTGERPHQCSECGKSFNRHCNLIRHQKIHVVTEQV from the exons ATGAGTACAGACTCAAAGGAGAGTTTATTCCTAGATGCTCAAGCTCTTAAGGTGTGGGAACGGCTTCCGGCAGTGCAAGTGGAGGCAGAAAATCACTTTCAAAGACAGGAATCCAAACTGAAATGCAATAATCCGCTGGCAAGGGAAATCTTCCGAAGGCACTTTAGGCAGCTTTGCTACCAGGAGACCCCTGGGCCAAGGGAGGCTCTTACCCGACTCCAGGAACTTTGCTATCAGTGGCTGAGGCCAAACGTGAGCACAAAGGAACAGATTTTGGAGCTGCTGGTGCTGGAGCAGTTCCTGACCATCCTGCCTGAGGAGCTCCAGGGCTGGGTGAGGGAGCATTGTCCAGAGAGTGGGGAAGAGGCTGTGATTCTGCTGGAGGATCTGGAGAGAGAGCTTGAGGAACCCCAACAAGAG ATGGTAGCCCACAGATACAGACAAGAAATCCTCTCTAAAGAGATGGTGCCTCTAGAAGAACAGATATCACTGAGCCTTTGGTCCCAGCCTCAGGAGCCCCAGCTCTCATGTGGCCCTACTCAGGAGCCTCACCCTATTGGAAAGACAG ATATACTTCTCTTTTCCAAACCTGTTGAGATCTCCCAGCTGAAAGGTGGAGGAGAACCATGGTCTAATAAGGGAGGAGTCCTAAGAGGTACCTGTGCAG atgGAGTGACCAACACTGAGGACAGAGAGCTAAGGAAAGACTGTCCTAAGGTAGTGGAACCACATGGGAAAATGTTTCATAGACAGAGCCGGGAGATATCACATAAGAGTCTTCACCATGGAGAAGTCTGTGAACATAAGAGACAGATGAAGAGGCAGTGGGAAAACTCCTTAGGAGAGGGACAGCATAAATGTGATGAATGTGGGAAGAACTTTGCTCAGAGCTCAGGTCTCTTTCGACATCTaaaaattcatactggagaaagACCCTATGAATGTAATGAGTGTGGGAAAACCTTCAGTAGGAGTTCAGGACTTTTTAATCACCGAGGAATCCACAATATACAAAAACGGTACCACTGTAAGGAGTGTGGGAAGGCCTTCAGTCAGAGTGCTGGTCTTATCCAACATCAGAGAATACACAAGGGAGAGAAGCCCTATCAGTGCAGCCAGTGTGATAAGAGCTACAGTCGGCGTTCATTTCTCATCGAGCATCAGAGAAGCCACACAGGGGAGCGACCCCACCAGTGCAGCGAGTGTGGGAAAAGCTTCAATCGTCATTGCAACCTCATTCGCCATCAGAAAATCCATGTGGTAACAGAGCAGGTCTAG
- the ZSCAN9 gene encoding zinc finger and SCAN domain-containing protein 9 isoform X1 → MGHCPRKLYKGGRLQGYFFKHSSNWKFPFILFKSKMSTDSKESLFLDAQALKVWERLPAVQVEAENHFQRQESKLKCNNPLAREIFRRHFRQLCYQETPGPREALTRLQELCYQWLRPNVSTKEQILELLVLEQFLTILPEELQGWVREHCPESGEEAVILLEDLERELEEPQQEMVAHRYRQEILSKEMVPLEEQISLSLWSQPQEPQLSCGPTQEPHPIGKTDILLFSKPVEISQLKGGGEPWSNKGGVLRGTCADGVTNTEDRELRKDCPKVVEPHGKMFHRQSREISHKSLHHGEVCEHKRQMKRQWENSLGEGQHKCDECGKNFAQSSGLFRHLKIHTGERPYECNECGKTFSRSSGLFNHRGIHNIQKRYHCKECGKAFSQSAGLIQHQRIHKGEKPYQCSQCDKSYSRRSFLIEHQRSHTGERPHQCSECGKSFNRHCNLIRHQKIHVVTEQV, encoded by the exons ATGGGCCATTGCCCCCGCAAACTCTataag GGAGGGAGACTCCAAGGGTATTTCTTCAAGCATAGCTCCAACTGGAAGTTCCCTTTCATACTATTCAAGAGCAAGATGAGTACAGACTCAAAGGAGAGTTTATTCCTAGATGCTCAAGCTCTTAAGGTGTGGGAACGGCTTCCGGCAGTGCAAGTGGAGGCAGAAAATCACTTTCAAAGACAGGAATCCAAACTGAAATGCAATAATCCGCTGGCAAGGGAAATCTTCCGAAGGCACTTTAGGCAGCTTTGCTACCAGGAGACCCCTGGGCCAAGGGAGGCTCTTACCCGACTCCAGGAACTTTGCTATCAGTGGCTGAGGCCAAACGTGAGCACAAAGGAACAGATTTTGGAGCTGCTGGTGCTGGAGCAGTTCCTGACCATCCTGCCTGAGGAGCTCCAGGGCTGGGTGAGGGAGCATTGTCCAGAGAGTGGGGAAGAGGCTGTGATTCTGCTGGAGGATCTGGAGAGAGAGCTTGAGGAACCCCAACAAGAG ATGGTAGCCCACAGATACAGACAAGAAATCCTCTCTAAAGAGATGGTGCCTCTAGAAGAACAGATATCACTGAGCCTTTGGTCCCAGCCTCAGGAGCCCCAGCTCTCATGTGGCCCTACTCAGGAGCCTCACCCTATTGGAAAGACAG ATATACTTCTCTTTTCCAAACCTGTTGAGATCTCCCAGCTGAAAGGTGGAGGAGAACCATGGTCTAATAAGGGAGGAGTCCTAAGAGGTACCTGTGCAG atgGAGTGACCAACACTGAGGACAGAGAGCTAAGGAAAGACTGTCCTAAGGTAGTGGAACCACATGGGAAAATGTTTCATAGACAGAGCCGGGAGATATCACATAAGAGTCTTCACCATGGAGAAGTCTGTGAACATAAGAGACAGATGAAGAGGCAGTGGGAAAACTCCTTAGGAGAGGGACAGCATAAATGTGATGAATGTGGGAAGAACTTTGCTCAGAGCTCAGGTCTCTTTCGACATCTaaaaattcatactggagaaagACCCTATGAATGTAATGAGTGTGGGAAAACCTTCAGTAGGAGTTCAGGACTTTTTAATCACCGAGGAATCCACAATATACAAAAACGGTACCACTGTAAGGAGTGTGGGAAGGCCTTCAGTCAGAGTGCTGGTCTTATCCAACATCAGAGAATACACAAGGGAGAGAAGCCCTATCAGTGCAGCCAGTGTGATAAGAGCTACAGTCGGCGTTCATTTCTCATCGAGCATCAGAGAAGCCACACAGGGGAGCGACCCCACCAGTGCAGCGAGTGTGGGAAAAGCTTCAATCGTCATTGCAACCTCATTCGCCATCAGAAAATCCATGTGGTAACAGAGCAGGTCTAG